The Pseudobacteroides sp. region TATCGATTAACAACAATTAGCTACGGATACCGGGCTGTATAGTTACATCGGCTTGGTATCTATAAGTATATAGCATTTAGGGAGGATAAACTGTGGACATTTTTCATGACATTTTTTTGAAGTTGCTTCAATATTTAATTGAAGTTGCAATAGCAATATTAGTACCAATAGTTATCAGATTTGTTCTGACCAAGACAAATAAGGAAAACTTACTCAAGTATGTTACCATTGCAGGAACTGTTGTAAAGGCAGTTGAGCAGATTTACGGGGGCGGTAATGGGGGTACTAAGAAATCTGCTGCTGTATCCAAGCTTTCACAAATGACTCGGGGAAAGCTTTCCACCGATGACATACATCACTTGATTGAGGCTGCAGTCTTTGAGATGAATAAGGATATAAAACATGCAATTATGACAATTCCCGATGTACAAGAATCTAAAAAGGTAAAAGCCAGCTGATGAAGTTCCAGCATAGCCTTGGCTAAATAGAAATATAATTAAAATCATACAAACTTAATACAA contains the following coding sequences:
- a CDS encoding phage holin; translation: MDIFHDIFLKLLQYLIEVAIAILVPIVIRFVLTKTNKENLLKYVTIAGTVVKAVEQIYGGGNGGTKKSAAVSKLSQMTRGKLSTDDIHHLIEAAVFEMNKDIKHAIMTIPDVQESKKVKAS